The region CGGACTGGATAGCTAATAAGATGGCAAAGAATCAGATTATTAGGAAAGGTTTCCTCGGAGGCCTTTATTTCAGTGACGAATATCTGGCCCGCTTCCTCGATAATGAAACAATCAGAACCAGTCGATAGTCTCAATTCAGTGAAGCGCTCCGCGCTTCACTGAATCGAGACACCTCATCGTATGAAAGAAAATAAAAAGATACCATCCTACGAGGAAAATGGAATGTTCTTCACTCGGGTCTTTTCATTGGGTGCGGATAGGTTGGAAGCAAAGATAACAAAGAGATTGGAGTATCAGCAGGAGATCTCGTTTGAGTTGTCAAAGATCGATCCAGCATACTCGACAATCGTGACAAGAGATAAAACTATTCAGTCAGTTTTGGTTTTGGGGCTGCTGATTTTATTCGCGATTATTTTTGTTTGGATGATGATCAAATTTGAATTGAATACAGCCTCAGGAGGTAGCCTTTTTCTTGTTTATTTGACCATGAACGCCCTGTCATTTTTGACCATCAAAAAGGTTAAGTTTGTGACGTTTAGCTTTAGACAGGGAGGAGAGGCATTTTCCATCGGCGAGCAAGGTCCTGAAAAAGAAAGGTTTGAAGATTTCGTAGCTCAGGTTGCTACAAGTATCAAAGGAAAGTAAGTTAGTTAAGTCAGGCCACCTAACCAGAATACCGCGATTCGCGCTCCACTCAGGTAGTTGCCTTCTACGATTTGGATATGAATATAAGCTTTGCGACATGTAGCAGGTAAGACTAACAGGGAATAGATCGAAAAGTGAGCTGTCTCCTCTCACTCAAAGACCAGCTCTCAAAAGCGTATTCGTTGAAGACCTGGATCGCCGCCATTGCTCCGGCGAAGATAATAGACGTCCCGACAACAGTCTGTGCCCATCTGGGAAATCCGTGGTTAAATGGATCTTTACATCGCGCCCGCTTCGCTCGAGACAAAGAGGGGCAGAGAAATTAGGAAATAAGCATTTGCTAACAGATCATCCTCACCGCGCGGCTTCTGACGGTAGCCAACGAGTAGAAACAGTGCCGTTTCAACCCCAACATCCAACCCAAACCACCGGAAGACCATATCCAGCCGGCGACCCAGATGTAATCGCGCGTCCGTCTATAGTAGGCGGATTCAGTGAGGATGAGATTTCTTCGTTTCTACGGTATTATTGCAGTGTCTGTGATTTTCAGGAGTTCTTTTATCTTTGGCGGCCATGGCTGAAAGATCCGAAAGATGATATGGTGCTCGAATTGGCAGTGGCTGCGAATTGCAGTTATATAGTCACCCATAATTCGAGAGATTTTAAGGGGATTGATCAGTTCGGAGTCCGAGTAATTTCCCCATCAGAATTATTAAAATTAGGAGATGAATCATGAGCACATTAAGTCTACGCATTCCCGAATCGTTGCATAAGAGTATCAGGGAGTTATCCGAGTCCGAGGGCATATCTATTAATCAGTTCCTTACTAGCGCTGCGGCTGAGAAAATGTCCGCATTGAAAACGGTGTCATATCTGAAGGCAGAGGCTTCAAAAAGTAATCGTGAGGATTTTCTATCGGTTTTAGCGAAAGTACCGGACATTGAGCCGGAGCCGCATGATGCTATCTAAAGTGACAACCAGAATGAATGACTAGGCGGCACAGGACCTGAGAACCTGACTGATCCCTTTTTCATCATGGAAAACCCTAATAACTGTCATTACTCAGGCATAGAAAATAGTCGTCCCGACAGCAATCTGTGCCCATCTGAGAAATCCGTAGTTAAATGGGTGTTTACCTCGCGCCTGCTTCCCTCAATGAGCGGAGGAATACGGAATTAAGCCATTACTACTGATTTCCCAACCGCATCGCTGTCTGAAACGAAACTGAGGCTTGTCTCTCCCCGAGGAGGGGCATGTCAGTTCATTCGCTCGATCTTTACCTCGACTTCCATTTTGCCTGTGGAGGCACCCATGTAAGCTCCAGACAAAGGGCGTGCGTCGGCATAATCACGACCACGCGCGACGGTGACGTAGCGCTCATCGATGAGGCGGTTGTGCGTGGGATCTAGAGCGATCCATCCAAAACCAGGAAAACACACCTCAACCCAGGCATGCGAGGCCAATGCACTGAGGGTTTCGATGTCATTCATCTGATCTTCTATAAATAGATAGCCCGAGACATAGCGGGCAGGGATTTTGAGTGCGCGGCTGACACCGAGAAACACGTGCGCGTAATCCTGACACACACCACTACCGCCCTCCAGAGCCTCGACGGCACTGGTTTTTACTCGTGTGGAAGCTGGGTCGTAATTGAGGTGCTTGTAGACTGAATCGAGGATAGCTATCACCTCTTCCCAGAGGTTGGCCTGACCGTCGGCCGCATCGATCCCTAGCTTCCAAAGATCCGGGTGCTTGGGCACCAGCTGTGTCTCAAGCAGAAATTCCCAAGTTTCCTGACTCATGAACTCACCCGCGTGATCTTCGGCGCGACCAGACATGCCTCGGAGTTGCGTCTCCATATCCAGTTTGGGTGGATACGTCTCGACTTCTGACTGAGCGATGACGCAGAGACTAGAATGTGCCTCGACTACCTCAAATGTATCCACGGTATTGAGATAGAAATCGACGTGCTGACGCCGACTGCCGGCAGGAACGACAGCTAATTGATAGGCCAACAAGGACTGGTGCCGATCCACGACGGGGCACAAGCGTGCTTCGTTGTAACTGTTGGTCGTAGCGGCAGAATATTCGAAGCGGGTTTCGTGGGAGATTTTAAGATGCATAGACTCTTGGACGCCCTTTTCAGCACAGCCGATTATTTTGCCGCATATAGAGATAATGCCAAGACGTGAATAAGAGAAAAGCTAACTCTTAGTCACCCGTGCCGTCATGACCTACATGCTGCATCGATTCCTGCTTCTGCTTGCCCTCATCCTCTCCAGCTGGACGACACTGTTATCCGGCGCTGAGAGAGTTTGGCTTGGGATGACACGAGCCGACCTGATACGTGAGATGGGCCAACCCACCTCATCTGTAGAAGGAAAGAGCCGAGAAATTCTGCTATTTGCCAACGGTGCAGAGATTCAGCTTCAAGATGGTCGCGTTAATCGCGTCGAAGGCATGTCCTTCGACCAGCAGCCTACAACGACAGACAGTATTCGCCCGACTCAAGGGCGCTCGACTCCAAAACCAAAACCCGAGCCCGAATCAATCACAGTCCCAGAGCCAGTTGCTGAGCAGCCGTCACCACCCCCAGTTGAAGCGACGGCTCAAGATCAACCACTCCCTCAGATCGACCTCAGCAATCTCAACCTCTGGTCTGAACAAATCGATGGAGATAATGATTCATACGAAGACTATGTTTACGCATACGAAGAGCTACCTCTCGGCTTTGTTCTCATTACGACATTTCTGATAGAGTTTATTGTATGTGCAGTCATCATCCGCATCGCTTTTGGCATGCAGGGATTTCCGACGCTCTTGCACCAAATCCTGACTATTTCAGTGATCCAGAGTCTGACACAAACTGGGCTTCTCTACCTGGCCGTCTATGCTCCATTTCTAACGATGTTTAAGGCCGATATCGCCCTGTCCTATCTGGCACTTATTACCGCGATTTACATGTTTTCGGACGTCAAACAGGTCGCTACTGCTATCAAAATCGCCGCTATGGCAAAAGTCGCTACCTGGGTCGTCGCCTACATCGCATTGATCGCCATCGTCGGACTGTTGTAACCACGTTGCTCAATCCCAATCGATGATGACCTTCAAGCTGTCTTTATCAGCGGCTCGATGGATGGCTTCAAGCATCTGATCGGGTTTGAAACGCTCGGTCTCATTGGTCATAAGGTCAATCTTGGGAAGTCTCCCCTCAGCCAACATGTCACGAGCGAGCCCGATACCATGCCAATTGGAGCCATGCGTGGCCTGATACACCTGGAGCTTGTAGTGGATGTCATTAATGAGATCGACCTCATGAGCGATACAGGGCTTACCGCCCGCACCTTTTACCCCGGCATGTCCATCCATCACTGTGCCATATCCCATGAGTTCGGTCGCCAGGCGATAGCCTGGCTCTGCTGGAGCATTCATCATAACGAAATGCGGCTCGTTGAATGGCTTACACTCTGCCAGTATCTTCTCGACAACGTCGTCTTCCCAAAGGACACCGACGACACGCTCATCTCCAAAATCGCGCAGCACACGCTCTAGGCGATCTTTGCCACGATTCACCAAAATAATCTTCCGCGCGTTCATCGCTTGAGCACATTGGAGAGCGTATGTGCTTTGCGATCCGGCGCCGATGAGGACAACGATGCGGTTTTCGATACAATTGTTCACCCGCGTCATCCCTTCCAGCCCACATGCGAGAGGCTCGAGTTGGCAGGCGTGGTCAGGACTAAACCCTTTAGGAAATTTGGCAATCGGACCCAGATCTACAAACCAGTCTGGCAACACCGCATGTGTGCGCGCAAATCCTGGAAACTCGTGACCTGTCGCCCACGTATCCGGGCAGTAAGTCCAATCTCCTGTGCCTTGATCGCCGCAGTAGATACAACCACGATCTCCGCAAGGAATATCGCAGTCGATACCGACTAGATCGCCCACCTCAAACTTTGTCACGCCCTCACCGATTGCGTCTACTTCTGCACTCACTTCGTGAAGGACAATGGCCGGCCACTCTTTGATTCGGGGGAGGCCCACGTTGTAAATCACCACATCCGATTGGCACACTGACGTGCGACGCACACGGACTCGGATTTCCCCGGGTCCAGGCAGTGGCATCTCTTCTTCAACTGCAGTAAAACTGCCGCCAGGCTTATCCAAATAATAAACTGTGTTCTTCATAGTAGAATTCAATTAGCTGACCTCAGGATGGATGAGGACTTTGGTGAAAAATTCTGAACGATCACGCATCATTTCGAGCGCACAG is a window of Opitutales bacterium DNA encoding:
- a CDS encoding PIN domain-containing protein, coding for MPFQPQHPTQTTGRPYPAGDPDVIARPSIVGGFSEDEISSFLRYYCSVCDFQEFFYLWRPWLKDPKDDMVLELAVAANCSYIVTHNSRDFKGIDQFGVRVISPSELLKLGDES
- a CDS encoding toxin-antitoxin system HicB family antitoxin codes for the protein MSTLSLRIPESLHKSIRELSESEGISINQFLTSAAAEKMSALKTVSYLKAEASKSNREDFLSVLAKVPDIEPEPHDAI
- a CDS encoding transglutaminase family protein gives rise to the protein MHLKISHETRFEYSAATTNSYNEARLCPVVDRHQSLLAYQLAVVPAGSRRQHVDFYLNTVDTFEVVEAHSSLCVIAQSEVETYPPKLDMETQLRGMSGRAEDHAGEFMSQETWEFLLETQLVPKHPDLWKLGIDAADGQANLWEEVIAILDSVYKHLNYDPASTRVKTSAVEALEGGSGVCQDYAHVFLGVSRALKIPARYVSGYLFIEDQMNDIETLSALASHAWVEVCFPGFGWIALDPTHNRLIDERYVTVARGRDYADARPLSGAYMGASTGKMEVEVKIERMN
- a CDS encoding alcohol dehydrogenase catalytic domain-containing protein gives rise to the protein MKNTVYYLDKPGGSFTAVEEEMPLPGPGEIRVRVRRTSVCQSDVVIYNVGLPRIKEWPAIVLHEVSAEVDAIGEGVTKFEVGDLVGIDCDIPCGDRGCIYCGDQGTGDWTYCPDTWATGHEFPGFARTHAVLPDWFVDLGPIAKFPKGFSPDHACQLEPLACGLEGMTRVNNCIENRIVVLIGAGSQSTYALQCAQAMNARKIILVNRGKDRLERVLRDFGDERVVGVLWEDDVVEKILAECKPFNEPHFVMMNAPAEPGYRLATELMGYGTVMDGHAGVKGAGGKPCIAHEVDLINDIHYKLQVYQATHGSNWHGIGLARDMLAEGRLPKIDLMTNETERFKPDQMLEAIHRAADKDSLKVIIDWD